The nucleotide window ggtctgtttttgttttgaatttttttttttaattaataaattttcagctgcgttgggtctttgttgctgcgcatgggcttttctctagttgcagcaagcaggggactactctttgttgtggtgcgtgggcttctcattgcagcagcttctcttgtggagcacgggctctaggcacacaggctctagagcgcaggcttagtagttgtggcacacgggctttgttgctccgcggcatgtgggatcttccccaaccagggttcgaACCAATGTCCcagtcaggtggattcttagccactgtgccaccagggaagcccccttgttttGAACTTTTTTACACAGCaagttcttgttagttatctggtttatacctattagtgtatatatgtcaatcccaatctcccattcatcacaccaccaccccctccccgcctgctttccccccttggtgtccatacttgttctctacatctgtgtctctatttctaccttgcaaaccagttcatctgtaccatttttctagattccacatatatgttaacatactgttttcctctttctgacttactctgtatgacagtctctaggtccatccatgtctctacaaatgacccaattttgttcctttttgtggctgagtaatattctgttgtgcatatgtacatcttctttatccattcgtctgtccatgggcatttaggttgtttccatgatccggctattgtaaacagtgctgcaatgaacattgtggtacatgactctttttgaattacggttttctcagggtatgtgtccagtagtgggattgctgggccatatggtaattctacttttagtttttttaaggcacctccacagtgttctccatagtggctgtatcaatttacattcccaccaacagtgcaagagggttcccttttctccacaccctctccagcacttattgtttgtagacaattttttaatgatggccattctgactggtgtgatacctcattgtagttttgatttgcatttctctaataagaaaTGTTGTAAGTCTTAAAAGGTTCACCATCCTCATTTCACATTAATCACCCCAATGCTAAATAAAACACAGTGCTAAGAATGAACTATAGGTGCTTGATTAATAACTTCAGGGTTAATATACAATATCTTAAAATAGCCAGCTCTCTGATGCACTAATTTTTGAACTGAAGACTGTTACATTTGCAGTTAAATTACCATTAAATATTCAAAGTTTAATAACAgattatgtttatatatgtacttTCACTACTTACACAGATTTAACTATTTTCATGTGATTCTGCTGGCCAGCTAGGTTTGGGAACTGCTGGTTAAAAGTACACATATCCGTAGTCAAACTCTGGTTTTGGAAAATAGAAATACCaccttcaaatttttaaaaatttgaggaaaGCCAGTAGCTCCAGTTTCCTTCCCATACAAAGCTTATACTTTCCTCCTCTCTCAACAATTTCAGATAAAAAGTGACAAAACACTTgatactaaaattattttgaatatggaAATTTCAAGTAAGTTAATTGTACAGATAAGGTTGATAGTAAAGACCAAAAGCAGGTAtagtttaatgtattttaatagcAAACTTACAGGAACAGCACAGAAGACAGACAACATTAAAAACATGTACTTGCATATAGGACAACTCAGTTAGAAAAGTATAGTGAATGGATGGAATCTACTGTATGATAAAAATGCTACAAACACCATTTAGTTGCAGTCAATAAGaaatttacttgttttaaaaaaatccaaatgctgGCATTGTCCAGAAAAATTTAACAggtttatttataattgttataaagTTGAACTGCTGAAACTTGTTCACTGAAACATTTTGACTTGCATTAATGCTTTATGTCCCcgcatttatattaaaaattcacacacaaatgaaaatggaaaaactgcCAATACCTGATTTCTGTCCCCCATTTTTCCACCTGCAATCATATACTTAGGTACCTTTTGACCccacggggaaaaaaaaaatctaacattcaGAACTACCAATAacaggaagagattttttttttttttttttttttttttaaagaatgaaatgtttCCCATCATAGTGGATTCTTAAGCACGTTCTCCACGTATGCGGCGTGCTAGCTGGATGTCTTTTGGCATAATCGTTACACGTTTGGCATGGATAGCACACAGGTTGGTGTCTTCAAAAAGGCCAACCAGATAGGCCTCACTTGCCTCCTAcaacaggaataaagaaaaaaatattatcaataGTTAAGTTACATCTGTATCAGTTAAAAAGATGAGGTTTTTGAGCCCTTTAAAAACCTACTTCAGAAGATGTTGACTATTTTACCAAATGCTTACATTTTAATATCTGTGCGACGAGGCTGAAAGGTAGCTTATGAAAGTGAAAACTCAAGTCTTTACCAAATAATACAAGTCAAATAATTTCACTactaaaaaagtttaatttttttaatgttatatgtGATTTTTAGTAAACTGAAATGTGTCTTGAGTAAAGCAAAAAATCCAACTTAAATTCTAACATTCATTCTCATCCtaagataaatggaatcatgtatcTAATCCAAAGTAATATACTCTCCTACCCTGCTGTGTCCTCCTTTTTCTGAATCTTACTCACACTTCATTATATCTGTTTGACCACTGGTTTCCATCATATGGTCCTCATCTACCTTTCCTTTAACACCTCAGTTTTACCACTAGAGTGCTATTGGGTCCCAGAACACACCAGATTTGTGTCTTACTTATATACATTGACCTACTTTGCTGAGATATGCCCCCATGCCCCCCACTAACTGTACCTTCCTCTATGCACCCCTATCTGTAATGGCATTTTTGCTACCTCCCAGCATTAACATTGATCCCCCTGGTTTTTCTCATGATATTCTTAAGACTTTTCTGAAGGCATCTTCTTATCCCTACTTTCACTCAAAAACTGGTAGCTACATGAATCATTCACCAACACTTGGCATGTAAAGAGGAAAAAACGGGAGCTTCTACTTATAATTAACTCTTAAATTGTTAGCACATCTTACAGCTGTCTGAAAAGCTGAAGAATCCTTTCGTCTAGGTTAAAACATCTGCTTACTCATTTTGAAATGAACCTACTGTTTTACCAGTCATCAGTCCAACTGTTTCAGCGGATTAGGAACACACTAAATGAAAAAACGATATTTGGCTTCTCTATAAGCAAGTTATTTCTCTGTTCGAGatatatttaggggaaaaaaaacagatttttgtaATTGCTATTTTTgtcctaattaaaaaaattatatccatTTTGGAAACTCTgggtaataaaactaaaagggaaATACACAGAATACTTGAGCAATTCAAGCCCCACAATACTACATAACACACAAGATACAGAGATGGGAAGAACCGGTTTTGCTTTTTACAAACATTTTGACTTTGCCAATAAAGCTTGAgattctgcttttaaaagaacACAGCAACAATTAATTCAAATGGTTTACGTTATTCCatcttatgaaaaaaattattccctACATTtatatcttcattctttttagCCTAATCTCTCTTCTATAAAAATCTGTTTCACCTAAAGTTTACTATCCCTACATGTCTTTCTGCAGCATTTGTTATCAAGAGCTAAGTCTTATTTACCTCCCCTTTATGGACTACCTAAGATTATTCCATGAAGGAGAAAGCAAACACTCCTCCTGCCCCTGGTTCCCAGGTGCAGGTAACTTTGAACTCCTAATGCCTTGGCAATCATAATGGCCTTGTACACTAGCCATCTTTTAATGCCCTTAAATTACTTAACAGAGACCTCTAACCCTAACTGAAATttgcatcttttccttttttttcttggccaggATATGTGGCTGCAGgacagttccctgaccaaggattgaatgCAGCTCCTCAGctgtgaaagcgcggagtcctaaccgctggaccacaagggaattcccgaAATTTGCATCTTTTCTATGCAATTAGTTCCGTGTATCTTACCTATtccaaagaatatattaaaagcaaaagtCCTTAATGTTTGGGGATTAATTCTTGGGATACTCTAGAAATAGGTAAAAGATTTAGGAAACACAGCATACTGTAGCCTGCCTACTCTTACGGGTTCGCACCACACATCAGATACTAGGACTGAAGTTCCTCAAGAAAGAAactagtttcttttttgtttcacccAGCGTATCTCAGGATTATGCAAATCTAGAAGGCTTCTGCAAAACACAGCACTATGAGCTGCTATATGGACAAGCCAACAGGTCCTGCAATTCTGAGACCATTTAAGAGTGGAATAATGATCTACTGGCTCCCCTAGTACGACTCAAATGTGGCATGTAGCagctgggcctctcactgccatctTACAACCTGGCTATAGGTTTTATAGAGTTGTGTCTGGTCAACTCTGGGAGAAGAGTCAATACTCATAGGGAATTTAACCATGACTCatatatttctaattctattgctaGTGTCTCAAAGTCTCCTAAACATTAAGGCTATGATGGGAATTAAAGACTGACACATTAATTTATAGCCCAGTGAACGTAATTTTgataacagcaaaagaaaaagtatcttataactggaagaaaatgttaatttacaacattttgagtatattcaatatctgacTCTTCCACCACTTCAAACCACCAATGTCCATTTTTAACATGATACCTCAGTTCAAACTCTCAGATATTAGGGGCAAAGGCTAAATTTCAAGTTAGCGAATTCTTGATTATCTATGGCAAACCTAGACTAAATTCTCTCCCATCCTCATTGGACTACCTCCCCTCCTCATTTAGTTGTATTAGAAAAGTTGTAAACTGTGTAATTCTAAAGGCAAAAATAGTGACTTTTGGAATTCTATTTCAACTGCTCTCTTCTATTGCCCTATTTCCATTAGCAAATTCTCCATCTCTGTATCTTTAAGAGAACTGATGTATAAAAAAAGcaacacaaacaaaataaacttctAACAAAGATTACTCTTCCAATAAAGAGCTACCTAATGCAAGAGTACTACAGGCAGCAGAATTGAACATTTTGCTCAAAACCAATACAACCACATTTACTGacaaatataaaacacacacCTTAATAACAGCAATGTGGAAGTTtagacatgaattttaaaaaacaatagtcTTTTACTCAGACTGTTTAGTAATCAATTTACAAAGCTCTATCATTGACACTTAAGCTCAACAATGTTGGACTTTCAAGTATAGTGTGTTCTTCAAGCATAGCCCTGCTAACTCTAACTACAAAACAAAATTGGCAGCTTTAGATCAATGCTTGAGAATATCaataatatttctatatttaaaattagtGGGGAAAATGTGATTAGCAATTATAGTAATAAACAAAATGGGATCTAAAGATAGTCAatgattaaaacagaaaataagggtTTTAAATAACAGCACTGGAAGATTTTAGTAGTTTGAAATTTCAGTAATTTCAATTCATTGAGAATTTAATGGATGCCTACTCCTGGAATTTACCAATCAAATGAAGTTCAGACTAACCATAGAAACAGCTCAACCAATTACACTTCAGGGTAGAATCCACCTATCAAATCTTCCTCACACATAAAGGAAAAGCTTGGCAACAGCAGCCTTGCAAAATCCTCCAATGGAGTGTATGTAGATTCTGGACCCTCCCCCAAAAGATTCCGATTCAGGTCTGTGGAGGTGCCTAGCAATCTGCAATTTTAATCACCTCTAACCCCACGCTCTGAAGGAGGTGGCAGTCTTACCATACTCTGAGTTACAACGAACGCCAAACTCGTTAACATTATAGGTTACTTAAGTGATTGATGTTAATTATACCCACATACCTAATCAAATATCTTACTTGTGGGCATTTCAAGTTTTAATCTTGGCACAAACCACCAGTATTTCAAATAGATAACCACAGCTAAAACAGTACTTCTCAAAGTTCTGACACACTGGAGCTAAGAATAAATTCACTATGTTTCCCATTTAAGTGGAAATCCATACATAATCCCCTTTAGCAAACTACAAGTCTTCCAATTTCTTTTTACAAGCCTAGTATCTTTTTCTCCTTATCGTCAACCTAATCCTAACTACCACTCATGCTTCTTTTACCTCAATGCACAGTTCTTTTATGCTGCCTGTTCCCATCCCAGATATTATGTTCTCTCCACTTGCAACTGCCTCTTCAGGCCCAGGAAGCCATTTATTCTAACATTCTTTTTATATCAGTCACTGTTTGAAACTAATTACCAATTACCTTTAGCCCCATGACTTCCTGATGTCCTGCAGCAACTGTAAGCCAAACCAGAAggttctttttccctttaaacaCTGCAacgtctaaaattttaaaatcctatgTCTGcttgtatgaccttgagcaacttaACCTTTCTGACATCTTAACAGTGAAATAGATAAGACCTACCTCATCCACTCGTGATGATTAAATTTAACAAGCATATACAAAGATTTAGAATTGTTCTCGGTACAAAGCAGGAACGGCCAACTCTTAGAGCCTTTCCCACCCGCCATTTTACCTGCAAAGCACCAATAGCTGCACTCTGGAAGCGCAGATCTGTTTTGAAGTCCTGAGCAATTTCCCGCACCAGACGCTGGAAGGGAAGTTTGCGAATCAGAAGTTCAGTGGACTTCTGATAACGTCTAATTTCACGGAGTGCCACGGTACCAggcctttaaaacaaaacacaataaagACACGGTtaccaaatacataaaaaacataaaagagtgGTCATCAGCTTTAAAAAGACGCAGTCACTTTTCACAAAATAAATCACCCAACTATTCTTCAGCTTCTGTATCAAATTTCACTTATTAAATTATGACCCGAATATTCAAGTCTGTTAAGAGTAACACAACAATCCTTTAAAGCAAAAAGCATGATATTAAAGTAGATTCCTGGCAGGGGGGTTTAATCAAAGTcctcttattttcttcctctttaacatatatataactaACTTGTTATAATTACAACTTGGGAAAGTACTAGGTCACAAATAAAGAGGTCAAAATTGTTCAGACTCTTCTCAATTTGGCAGCACTCTCCTTCTTCCCACTGGCACCCCCAATTCTTCTAAAAGACCTACCAG belongs to Pseudorca crassidens isolate mPseCra1 chromosome 2, mPseCra1.hap1, whole genome shotgun sequence and includes:
- the H3-3A gene encoding histone H3.3; its protein translation is MARTKQTARKSTGGKAPRKQLATKAARKSAPSTGGVKKPHRYRPGTVALREIRRYQKSTELLIRKLPFQRLVREIAQDFKTDLRFQSAAIGALQEASEAYLVGLFEDTNLCAIHAKRVTIMPKDIQLARRIRGERA